One Dreissena polymorpha isolate Duluth1 chromosome 9, UMN_Dpol_1.0, whole genome shotgun sequence genomic window carries:
- the LOC127845515 gene encoding dynein regulatory complex subunit 4-like has protein sequence MPAKKKKSGKKGKKGKKSGKAKTPTVIDGISMEEMSKEQLEEHILRLREELEREREERNYFQLERDKVNTFWEITKRQLEEKKAELRNKDREMEDAEERHQIEIKVYKQKVKHLLYEHQNNISELKAEGVASIKLAQDEHRGEEMDLRKDKRALKVTLKEQELSNEDIIKNLKRKHDEEITELRADFERQAREIEAKYEKKMRTLRDELDLRRKTEIHEIEERKNGQINTLMKNHEKAFSDIKNYYNDITLNNLALINTLKEQVEEMKKKEERMEKQMAEITAKNKLLTEPLQKAQEEVEELKKELSNYEKDKETLRMTKARLKISEDDNRSLKWEHEVLEQRFEKTQEERDELYRKFVKAVHEVQQKSNFKNLLLEKKLGALADTLEKKEAQLNEVLSASNLDPTALTVVTRKLEDVLDSKNSAIKDLQYELARVCKAHNDLLRTYEAKLNQFGIPTEELGFKPLESTVGGQSLGQGPAGLVSAPS, from the exons atg CCGGCTAAAAAGAAGAAGAGCGGCAAGAAGGGAAAGAAGGGCAAGAAGTCGGGGAAGGCCAAGACCCCGACTGTCATTGATGGGATCTCTATGGAGGAAATGTCCAAGGAGCAG TTGGAGGAGCACATTCTGCGTCTGCGCGAGGAGTTGGAGCGTGAACGAGAGGAGCGGAACTACTTCCAGCTGGAGCGTGACAAGGTGAACACATTCTGGGAGATCACGAAGCGCCAGCTTGAGGAGAAGAAGGCTGAGCTGCGTAACAAGGACCGAGAGATGGAGGACGCCGAGGAGAGACATCAGATTGAGATCAAG GTCTACAAACAGAAAGTCAAGCACTTGTTATATGAGCATCAGAACAACATTTCTGAGTTGAAAGCGGAAGGCGTTGCATCGATCAAACTCGCCCAGGACGAGCACAGGGGAGAGGAAATGGACTTGAGGAAAGACAAGCGAGCGCTGAAAGTTACTCTTAAAGAACAGGAGCTCTCCAATGAAGATATTATCAAGAATCTTAAGAGG AAACATGATGAGGAAATCACAGAGTTGAGGGCAGATTTCGAGAGACAAGCACGTGAAATAGAGGCTAAATATGAGAAGAAAATGCGAACACTTAGGGACGAGCTGGATCTTCGAAGGAAAACGGAAATTCACGAGATTGAAGAGCGGAAGAACGGCCAGATTAACACTCTTATGAAGAATCACGAAAAGGCTTTCAGTGACATTAAGAACTATTATAACGATATCACTTTGAACAATCTGGCTTTAATCAATACACTGAag GAGCAAGTAGAAGAAATGAAGAAGAAAGAAGAGCGTATGGAGAAGCAGATGGCGGAGATCACGGCAAAGAACAAGCTTCTGACAGAGCCGCTACAGAAGGCTCAGGAGGAGGTTGAAGAGCTGAAAAAGGAGCTGTCTAACTATGAGAAGGACAAGGAGACACTCAGG ATGACGAAAGCAAGATTAAAGATCTCAGAGGATGATAACAGATCACTGAAATGGGAACATGAAGTATTGGAACAAAGGTTTGAAAAG ACACAAGAGGAGCGTGACGAGCTGTACAGGAAGTTCGTGAAAGCCGTGCACGAGGTGCAACAGAAGAGCAACTTCAAGAACCTGCTCCTGGAGAAGAAACTGGGCGCGCTGGCCGACACCCTAGAGAAGAAGGAGGCTCAGCTCAACGAGGTCCTCTCAGCCTCGAACCTTGACCCCACGGCACTCACAGTGGTCACGCGTAAACTCGAG GATGTACTTGACTCAAAGAACAGCGCTATCAAAGATCTACAATATGAGCTGGCACGTGTATGCAAG GCCCACAACGACTTGCTGAGGACATATGAGGCTAAGCTAAACCAATTTGGAATACCTACAGAAGAGCTTGGGTTCAAGCCCCTAGAGAGCACGGTCGGGGGACAGTCCCTAGGTCAGGGACCTGCGGGTCTCGTGTCTGCCCCCTCATGA